A stretch of DNA from Sugiyamaella lignohabitans strain CBS 10342 chromosome B, complete sequence:
GCATCACATTTGCTACCCTGTGGGGCTCGATCATTGTTGCTTTCTTCTGTTCCTTCGTCCTCGTGTTCATACTCATtcacatcatcatcatcatcatcatctaaCGCAACCATAGTATCATTATCTTCAAGTTCATCTTCCAGGCCAACATCTATGAATTCGCCATCTCCTTCATCGTCATTTCCAACTGATAGTGAAGTTCTCCGAAACATTAACGATTCATTGGCCGATatattgataatcttgCTACAGTCCGATTCCCTGATGAAACTCTTCCAGTTCACCcaatcttcttcgtcacGAATCAAAAATCCCACCAACATACTAGGATCCATTTCCTTCAAGTGTAGTTGTCTGATTCGTCTCGAATGTAAGCTTTGATACGATTCCGGATCTAGGTTCCCATCCTCTGCAAGCTTTAAGCTTCCTTGAGCCTTGTGGGGATCCAAGTAGAATAAATTGTCGCCTTGGTATGCAAAAAAGTAATGAGAGGCTGAAGGTCGGCCACCAGCAATGCCGACAGCCTGTTTACATTTCAAAAACCCACGAACTGAGTCCCAGTATACCGGGTTCACATTTTCAATTCCAGCTCGAATGCCAAGTAAAATCAGGGTTGGTTTGAGCCCATCTGCTTCTTGAGCTGTCCTCAAAAAGCTATCTTCGTATATATCAGAGCCATTATTTGAGTATACCCTCAGCTTATCATTTGCAAATCTCTGGCATAGAGATCTATATTGTTAGTCATAATTCTGCACAGTATCAGCCTCCTGTCTTGACTAACCGAAAGGGCAATATACTTACTTTATACTGCTAGCTGCCGCTGAAGGTCCAAACCATTCGCCAGGTTTTTTCCCGCAAAAGTCCTCCCCATGACGAACAAAATTGTGAATTGAAAATGGCGCTTGCGGATCATCCCGAAACAACTGGGCAATCTGCAATTCTAGATGATCTGGCTGATCTGGTGATACTCTCCACTCACGACCCAATTCAAGTAATGCAAGTGCGTTGGCTAATAGAGACTGGCCTGTCCGGATCATACAACCCCACCCTACGTCCGATGTAAAGCCATTTATATCAATGCCACCACCGCGGAGAATGCCAGTTAATCGCACTGCCGATGGTCCATCCTTGGATTTTGGTATCAAAGGGAAGCCCGTGCGATATGTAAGCCATAATTTAGAACCCACGTCGGCAAGAAATTCTGGGGGCCACTCTGCTGATGGGGCGGAGACAGTTGCCGAATTTATTGGAGCTGAAGACAGTTGCGACTCGGCTGCAGTCGCACCAGTTGCACCCGAATTGGAAAATGTCGCACCAGCCATCGTCACTGCCCTAAGCATAGACGGGAAACTTAATCCTTTCGTCTGCTTGTCCTTTTCTTCCAGCGAAGTATGTTGATTGTGCGATGTACCTGTTTCTGTCGGCTTGACCGCAAGCCCATGCTCCAGGTCAGCGACTCCTTCCTCTCTAAGTCCATCTTCAGATATATTTATGGTCTCCGTTAGATCATCAGAACTTTTCCTACTAGGCTCGTATGATACTCCTAAGCAAACAATTTCATTAACCAGATCGGAGTTGGTGGGTTCTGTGTCCCAGAGATACTCAAATACTCTTCTTACACCTGAATTATGAGACATTATCACAAGAGTTATCACAAAGCAACAAACTCCTTCATCCAAAAGTATTTGCTATCTCTACTGCAATTATTTAGTTGGAACTAGGATTCGCGACCTTGGATCAACAAAGTACTGGGTTATTAGTCTGTTCTGTTGAATAAAGCCAAGGAGGCAACCAACCCCTAAAACACGAATTTAGAGCTCTACTCTGACTATTAAATCTTTATcacaaaataatatatcaGAATCACCCTTTATCTTTGATAGTCTTTAGTACTTCAACTCCCTCCCTGTTAGTTTGTTTACCTAATTGTCGTGTTTGATTCCCAATATTTGGTTATGTAGTAGAGTAGTAAGTTGGAACGGGTCAGGTGCTTGCACCAGGTACTGAGCTGTTTACACTACTACACTGATTGATATTACCTGCAGGCCGATAAGGGCTTTAAGCAGGTAGTCTAGAGTGGGTGGCGTATTGTTGAGAGTGCATAACTCCCACTTACGCAAGGCTGGTGTACGTCTATCTGTTAAGGCCCTCTACAGACTCCTACGCCCTCATTCTTTATATTTAGTCTCTCCTTAGATACTTCTATTGCTGAGTATACTATCCCGATACTTGACTACCTGTATTCTCTATTATATAATTGTTATCTATAAGCTATTTCTAAGCTATTTTATCAGCCAAGATCAAATATGTCCCTTCACGCTGCCGAAGTTGAAGCCTAGTGAGCTCACTAGGATTACACCCTTTAGAAGCATAACGCTCTGTATACCTATTGTGGGCGATTTCCTCCCAACTCTCTCAGAGCTAATAATTTTCAGCCGTCCGGCTATCGGTGCAGAATCTCAACTGTATCACCAGCCCCGAAGAAAGACGAAACGGTgagaaaatatattttgatattccTAAAATTGGCACCCAAAGGACAATGACTGAGTCAACGGTTATTCTGCCAGGAGATACTCTGATAGATCTTGGTGATGCTACAACTTTAGGACCAGGGTTATTTCAGGCCCCACTATCAAAACCGGTGCCTGTTAAAGCTGGGTATCTCATGCGCAAAGAGAAGGGGCATACTGGATCTGTATATATCGAATCAAATAGCCGAAGATATGTGCCATCAGTAAAAGACCATGTTATaggtgttgttgttggtagaCAGACCGAGGGATTTCGAGTACTGTTACAGGATGCATCGCCATCTGTCAGATTGGGTCAGTTTGCCTTTGAGAAcgcaaataaaaaaaatcggCCCAATCTTCCTGTTGGAGCTCTTGTATATGGACGAATTACTATGGCTGATAAGGATATTGAGGCAGAGATGGAATGCTATGATAGCAACACTGGTAAAGCTGCAGGGTTCGGTGAATTGAAAGGGGGCTATGTTGTACAGGTCTCATTGGCTTACGCTCGTAAACTCTTATTTGAGGGAAGTCCACTTTTGTCAGCTATTGGTGATATAGTTCCCTTTGAAATCGCTATTGGAATGAATGGCAAGATTTGGATTGATGCTCCGGATAATACAACAATATTTAAAATAGCTCAGTGCATTGAGAAATCCGAGACGTTAAGTGAACATGAAAGTGTTGATCTCGTTTCAAAACTCTTATCTGGAAAGAAAACTAAATAGATGGCTGCTTCATAGGAGCTATGCTCAAAatgcttatttattaattaaatgaaaatcaaatattaaaaaatattcatcACGAATTGCAACATATCCATGACACACACTCACCTTctaccaacaaaaatagaTTACAGGCTGTCCAAGGACACCCATTTTTGGTATGCAAAAGCGTTATGTACTTCTGTGCCAAAGCTATCTTCTACCATCTCCATGCGGCCTGCCGATGGATCGTCGTCGAGTCGTGACAATTTATAGTAATACTCGTATGCTTTATAGTCGTTGGTAGCTACCTGAAGGTTTGATACAATTTCATCAGGTGAGACTAGGAAGCCGAAGTACCTATCGTGAGTGTGTGGTGAATCTTTTTGACCGCCGCCGCTTGGTGTCATTTCAAACTGAAGGTCGTTCTTGACATATTGCTCATATTCCTGATACTGCTGGGACGATACGACAGGTTCCAAAAACTGCTGTGCCATTTTTTGTACATCGTCCGTATTCCCATATGTCACGTTACAATCAGGGTTGTCCACAAAGCTTGGGAATGGTCCGGAACCAGGCTTTTCCATAACAGCCTGTATGTTTGTCTGTACTGGCTGCAAATCTGCGGAGTTTTCATCTCCCTCAACTTCGCGCTTAACAGAATCGGGAACCCTACCTGAAAACACTCGGTCGCTGATAATCTTGGGTAATGCCGGTGTCTGATATATCATTGAAGCACGTTTCATGGCTTCTTTGCGAATGGAACTGGGACCTCCACTGGATCGTATCTGTTTAGTTGGGTTCGAGGTACCCTGAGACTGCTTGAACTTGTTCTTCCCGTTATTAAATTCAGCGCTATGATTTCCCTCAAGTGGCTTTCGTGACACGAACGGACTAGAGCCTATTGCTAGCTCTTGCAAGTCTTGTAGCTTGCCATTAGTTGGAAGATATCGTAGGGTCGAATTCATATTAAAAGCAAAGGTCGATTTTAGAGATGTCAACATTCTCGGTCTGTAATATTCATTCCAGTAATTGTCATAAAAATCTCTATATGGTAACAGGGGTTCGTATTCTTCATTatgaatatcaatatcatcaatcTTCATGTTCAATCTATCATGCATAGTAAAAAGGTTTGACGGTGTCCACCATTTTAAATAGCTCCTTCTAAATTTTCTCCCAAAAACATCATTGTGAAGGTAGTAATCGGTAGATAGATCCCATAAAGTAGGCTGGCCCTCCCGCCACACATAATTACctaaaaacaaattaatCGCATCCTGTCGTTGGGAGTCTACAAATGAGTTGCTGTAGAATCGCCTTATACTTTCTATCATATCCCGTGAATGACTAGTCCACTGATTGATCTTTCGATATGTCTCCATCGTGTTCACCAAATGGGATCCACCATACTGCAATGCGATAGTGTCGCCGTGATCGTGATACATCTCCGTAAGTAGATTTACAACGTCAGAATCGTACTCTATATTGACAGTATTGCTAATTCCAAGGGCATACAGCTGGTATCCAAGAGCCTTTTTACCAATAACAAACTGGGCAGCATTAGTTCTATCTAAACAGTCGATACAATTTGTCCGGCAAATTCCATCTTGAATTTTCATCCATGCCAAATTCTTTCCATTGTGAAAGAATCCTGTTGTCATTAGAGTCTTCTCAGCATAGTTTTCTAAAAATTCAATCACTTCCTGGTCACGACTTTTAGATGCCCGACTCATATCCCACGAAGTATATTGCATTTTCGAGTCCTTGGGCAAAAACTGATTCAGATAATTGATACATTGTTCAAATTCATGGAGTAACTTCGATTCTCTTGGAATTCGTTCCCGTGTCTTTATTAAATTGAGAATCAATATTGGTGAACCATATCTTTTGAACATGTTATCAAAATGCAACgcagcagaagagaaaaaaggGTCCGCTGCATTCAACTCAATCGGTGGCTTTGGGGTCATATTCTTGCTCACATCCTGAGTCCAATATAAAGGAATACTTCCCCGGTGCTGAACATATGAGGTATATCGAGGACAGTTGAAGACACCATCCTGAGGATCGTGAAATGAAGTGGTCAAGTGGTCGCATACTATTTGCTCAGTTTCGACCTCGTTGGCCACATTGCCTTGGTCATTCACCCCACGTTTCAAAAACCGGGCGCCTGCGAAGTATCTTGATCTTCGGGCAACAAGAATCACTAAAACGTTTCTTCCACAAACAGAAATCTTGGCCTGATCAATAAATCCGTGAATTATCGCCGTGCACCAGTCCATAGCACCACTAAACGTATGTCTCACTGGCTCCAGAAGTTGTATGTTCCAAAGAAATCGCTCGTTATACTTTCCAAACCTATCTGAGGGAGACTCATCGTATAATCCCAAAACTGTTTCCTTTTCTCTGATCATGTTATATTGCAGGGTATTAGTGATATCATAGCTGTTACTGTAATAAAAGGTTCGGCTCAGGTCCATACTCTGAAAAGTCGCCATGTACCTCGCTTCATCAGACCGACGGTCTGGTTTACGGTATACACTGCTATGTGCAATGGGTATCAACTGCGTGGATTCTATATGATAGACGAAATGGCCACCTATCAAGGCGACGATGCTTCGCTTCGTCACTACCGACACATAATAGCCCTCAGAAAATCGGATAAATCCCAAAATAGCCCAAGCTGTTAACCGCTTTGTCAATCCACTACTGCCAAAGCCTGTTTTCCCACGGGAAGAATCAGCACTCTTTTCCAAGCTTGATAGCATTTCGATGATTCCTGCCCGATTTACCGAGGTTGGGGTCTTTTCAGATATAACGAGCTGGTCTTTAGGCACCGTGAGGTCGATTTCTAACATCCTGAATCTGGATTCTCGTGCATTTGATCCAACAATGTACATTTTACTTTTAGTTTCATAAATAGTAAACTTCGTGAGCATAAACTTTGAGGGTGGTGCCAGTGTTAGATTTTGCTCGAGCAATGATGGCCCATTTGGGTGCATCTCATCACTTCTACTCGGTTCTGGATGAACCGATTGGCCCTGGTTTGTGGTTCCGGCCACTGACGACACGACTGGGTATCCATTTATGTTGTCATTCAATTGATGGTCATGCTGATTTGATGGTGGAACCGACACCTCACCTTTGGCTTTGGATGCCTCTGCAGTATTATCAttcaaaacaacaaacGAATTGCTCTTCACCTCCGGACTTCTagtagcagctgatgaTTCACCATCATTCTGTTGGATTGCCACAGTTGGGAAAACCAGATTTGTCACATCTCCATTTACTACCAAGTCTGCACTATCGCTTTCCATTATAAGTCCAATATTTTAAGTTGAAACTATGGTGGGCTTGTTGACAGGGGATGAACATGCAGATTGCTGCTAAGTATCCGCTTTGCAGGGATATATTCATACCACGTGACATGAGATGGCTAAGTCATAGAAAAGATATTACTATAATTCTTGAAATAGATATAAGTTAGCATAGTCACCATTTCACAATCTAATATCAGTCTAATATACTTACTATAATATTACAAGTTAAATCAGGTTTCGCGTTCCTTTAATACCtcaccagtaccagcatGCAGGGACTAACGgctgaatttttttcatgcAGGATCAGTTTCGCACTGATCTGTGCTTCAATTAGCCCGACCGCTACTAAAAACCAAGCTGTGAAACCATGTCTATTGAACCAACGGTTTCGAAGCCTGAAGTCAAGAAGGTTAAAAAGATTAttaagaagaaaaagattctTGTTGATGAATCCATTCAAGGCACCAATGATTCTTCTATTGTCTCCAAGAGGTCTGTAGAAAGACTGTACAGGAAAAAGGGGTCCAGTAATGAGCAGCCTATGGAATTTTTTCGGTACTTTGTACCAAAGCCACAACGACGTTCTCCAATTATCAATCGGGGCTATTGGACTCGTATAGAGGCAATGAAAAGCGTTATTTCCAAGGTGCTTGTGCAATATCAGAACTCAGAAACGAAGGTGATTGTGGTCAACCTCGGCTGTGGTTTTGATCCCTATCCATTCCAGTACTTATCTTCTGGAGAGAATTGTGAGAACGTAACATTCCTGGATGTTGATTATAGCGATCTTATTTTTAAAAAGGCTGCGACAGTTTACAGGACCAAGGAATTGGCCCAAATAATTGGTCCAGCAACATATTCACCGAATATTGATAATGACAAGAACTCTCCCAATGggaaaatatatttacagGCCGAAAAATACATTGCCCTTGGGTGTGATCTTCGTGAGTTAAATACCTTTGAAGCCGCATTGAGGGATTTGTTCGACCTAGAAAATTCAGTAGTCTTGTTTACTGCTGAGGTATCCCTTACTTATATGATTCAAAAAACCGCCGATGACCTTATCCGCTGGGCAGCAGGATTACCCAGAGCAGAATTCGCCCTATTGGAGCAGATAATGCCCGCTGGGGAAGATCACCCGTTTGCCAAAACCATGTTGAAACATTTTAACAGCCTGAAAACACCATTACATAGCATTACTTCTTATCCTAATATCGGCAAACAGCGTGATAGATTCCTATCAAGGGGATGGAAGTCTGTAAATGTCCAAAATCTTTTTGACTTTTGGACTAATGATGTGTCAGATGCTGACAAGAAGTTTGTTGAGTCCGTTGAGGAGTTTGATGAGTGGGAAGAGTTCATCTTATTTGGTCAGCATTACTTCATCTTACATGCTACAGGTGGATCTCAGGTGAAGTTGGCTCCCAGTATTGACAATTCTGATAGTACGAACTCCGAGCTTGGCTCTGAAGTTTCCATCTCTAGGGTTTCATTGCCAAAAGCCAAAAGAAAGTTTTTGGCAGGTTGCACTCATGGATCGTCCATTTTTTTCCATGGTGGAGTTACAACTGCTAGAGAATCTAGTTCGTTGATCATATCCGCTAACGCAAATGACTCTTATCCATATGATGAGTGTCCAATCCAGGGAAGAACATGTCACACTTTATCTAACTTAACCAATGGGGATATACTTTTAGTAGGCGGCCGATTACGTCCAGCAAACCCGCTGGCAGACTGTTGGCTGCTTACCAAGGAGACTGGAGAATGGTCCCGTGTAGAGGATCTGCCGTCTCCAAGATCCAGACATTGTGCTGTTAACATTGATGATCAAATATTGATTTTCGGGGGATCTGGTAGAGAGGAACCATCGCCATTTTTGTCTTGGTCTCAAGAACTTGGCTGGCGGTATGTTGAGGTCAAAGGTTGTCCTATTCCAAATCTGTTCTCACCCGCAATGTGCAACACTTCAAATAACGGTATAATAGTTGGTGGTATGGATGATGATAAAAAGGTTCGATCCGAGGTCTACTCATTCATATATGATCGCGTCACTAATACTGTCACTGTTGAACTGGTTCCTGTACGCGAACAAGCATTGGTCACTAGGTACGGATCTAGAAGTACTATTATTGGTAATTCTACTGTTCTGATTTTTGGAGgtgtttcttctcaaaaACTTCTCGATAGACATGACATTTTTGTCAGTTTGAATTATAAGACAGGAGAGATAAAGAGACACCCGATCACATCAAACCATGAGTTGCCGATGCTTGTAGGTTTCTGTGCTAATGAGGTAAATTTGGGGCAAGACAAGCACATTCTTTCTTACGGAGGAGGATGTGTCTGTTTCTCATTTGGATCATTCTGGGATGATGTCTATTCTTTTGGCTTAGGGAATGCAGCATCTTTGCCCGAGTTAGCGACTATAAAGTTGTCTGGTAGTGCCAAGGACAATGAACAATACGATGGGCTAGACCATGGGGATGTGTCGGTGAAAGAAGTGCCCATAATAGACGTCATCACCAACCCTGTTAGCCAAGAGTCATTTAGAACTATTTGTAGGCTGCGTAGTCCAGTCCTATTTAGAAATTCACATCTAGGACCGTGCATTGATAGTTGGAGATCACCTGAATATCTTGTGGAAAAGGTTGGTCATGACACGAAAGTAGTGGCTCATGTGACATCATCTGATGCCTTGAATTTCCAAGCTAAAAACTTTGATTACAAGAGTCTAGATTTCAAGGATTTTGTTACTAAAATGTTCTCCACTTCTGAAAAGGTATACCTCAGGTCATTATCAATTTCCGATCCAAAGTCCAAACCAGCTATTTTCAAATCTGACTTTCCAGGTCTTTCAAATGATTTTAAACTACCTGATTTCCTAGATAGTTTGGAGAAGGATCACTTTTCATCACCACTTAGACTCTCGTCTGCAAACACTAGTATGTGGCTGCATTATGATGTTACAGCCAACGTTCTATGCCAAGTAGTCGGTCAGAAGAGGGTTCGGTTGTATCCTCCTCAAGACGTTGTCCATCTATCATTTCCTGCTGGtgcatcatcatccaccATCGAGAACATTTTTGCCAATCCACCTCCAGCACATTATAAGTGTCATCCTATGGAGGTTGTCATGCATCCAGGTGACATTATCTTTATTCCCTCGATGTGGCTCCACGCTACCCAACCATTAGTGGCATCGGTTTCCCTTAACTTCTTTTGGAAAGACTTGGAGCCATCAATTTACGCTGCTGGGAAAGATGTTTACGGCAATCGCGATATAACAGCCTATGATGATGGTCGTAAAGCAGTCCTCAAACTTGTAAATAGTTTCCATGATGTCCCGCAGGAGATACGCAAATTTTATCTCTTGCGTCTTGCTGATGAAATAAGAAAGCAATGCTAATTA
This window harbors:
- the ATG4 gene encoding Atg4p (Conserved cysteine protease required for autophagy; cleaves Atg8p to a form required for autophagosome and Cvt vesicle generation; GO_component: GO:0005737 - cytoplasm [Evidence IEA,IEA]; GO_component: GO:0005829 - cytosol [Evidence IDA] [PMID 11149920]; GO_component: GO:0005634 - nucleus [Evidence IEA,IEA]; GO_function: GO:0004197 - cysteine-type endopeptidase activity [Evidence IDA,IMP] [PMID 11038174]; GO_function: GO:0008234 - cysteine-type peptidase activity [Evidence IEA]; GO_function: GO:0016787 - hydrolase activity [Evidence IEA]; GO_function: GO:0008233 - peptidase activity [Evidence IEA]; GO_process: GO:0006501 - C-terminal protein lipidation [Evidence IMP] [PMID 11038174]; GO_process: GO:0032258 - CVT pathway [Evidence IMP] [PMID 11149920]; GO_process: GO:0000045 - autophagic vacuole assembly [Evidence IMP] [PMID 11149920]; GO_process: GO:0006914 - autophagy [Evidence IEA]; GO_process: GO:0044805 - late nucleophagy [Evidence IMP] [PMID 22768199]; GO_process: GO:0000422 - mitochondrion degradation [Evidence IMP] [PMID 19793921]; GO_process: GO:0034727 - piecemeal microautophagy of nucleus [Evidence IMP] [PMID 18701704]; GO_process: GO:0051697 - protein delipidation [Evidence IDA] [PMID 17632063]; GO_process: GO:0016485 - protein processing [Evidence IMP] [PMID 11149920]; GO_process: GO:0006612 - protein targeting to membrane [Evidence IMP] [PMID 11149920]; GO_process: GO:0015031 - protein transport [Evidence IEA]; GO_process: GO:0006508 - proteolysis [Evidence IEA]; GO_process: GO:0006810 - transport [Evidence IEA]) — encoded protein: MSHNSGVRRVFEYLWDTEPTNSDLVNEIVCLGVSYEPSRKSSDDLTETINISEDGLREEGVADLEHGLAVKPTETGTSHNQHTSLEEKDKQTKGLSFPSMLRAVTMAGATFSNSGATGATAAESQLSSAPINSATVSAPSAEWPPEFLADVGSKLWLTYRTGFPLIPKSKDGPSAVRLTGILRGGGIDINGFTSDVGWGCMIRTGQSLLANALALLELGREWRVSPDQPDHLELQIAQLFRDDPQAPFSIHNFVRHGEDFCGKKPGEWFGPSAAASSIK
- the RRP40 gene encoding Rrp40p (Exosome non-catalytic core component; involved in 3'-5' RNA processing and degradation in both the nucleus and the cytoplasm; predicted to contain both S1 and KH RNA binding domains; has similarity to human hRrp40p (EXOSC3); GO_component: GO:0005737 - cytoplasm [Evidence IEA,IEA]; GO_component: GO:0000177 - cytoplasmic exosome (RNase complex) [Evidence IDA] [PMID 10465791]; GO_component: GO:0000177 - cytoplasmic exosome (RNase complex) [Evidence IDA] [PMID 19046973]; GO_component: GO:0000178 - exosome (RNase complex) [Evidence IEA,IEA]; GO_component: GO:0000176 - nuclear exosome (RNase complex) [Evidence IDA] [PMID 10465791]; GO_component: GO:0000176 - nuclear exosome (RNase complex) [Evidence IDA] [PMID 19046973]; GO_component: GO:0005730 - nucleolus [Evidence IEA]; GO_component: GO:0005634 - nucleus [Evidence IEA]; GO_function: GO:0003723 - RNA binding [Evidence IEA,IEA]; GO_function: GO:0003723 - RNA binding [Evidence IDA] [PMID 17391830]; GO_function: GO:0030145 - manganese ion binding [Evidence IDA] [PMID 17159918]; GO_process: GO:0000467 - exonucleolytic trimming to generate mature 3'-end of 5.8S rRNA from tricistronic rRNA transcript (SSU-rRNA, 5.8S rRNA, LSU-rRNA) [Evidence IMP] [PMID 10465791]; GO_process: GO:0000467 - exonucleolytic trimming to generate mature 3'-end of 5.8S rRNA from tricistronic rRNA transcript (SSU-rRNA, 5.8S rRNA, LSU-rRNA) [Evidence IMP] [PMID 10508172]; GO_process: GO:0043628 - ncRNA 3'-end processing [Evidence IC] [PMID 10465791]; GO_process: GO:0070651 - nonfunctional rRNA decay [Evidence IC] [PMID 10465791]; GO_process: GO:0071042 - nuclear polyadenylation-dependent mRNA catabolic process [Evidence IC] [PMID 10465791]; GO_process: GO:0071035 - nuclear polyadenylation-dependent rRNA catabolic process [Evidence IMP] [PMID 10465791]; GO_process: GO:0071038 - nuclear polyadenylation-dependent tRNA catabolic process [Evidence IDA] [PMID 15828860]; GO_process: GO:0071038 - nuclear polyadenylation-dependent tRNA catabolic process [Evidence IDA] [PMID 17643380]; GO_process: GO:0070478 - nuclear-transcribed mRNA catabolic process, 3'-5' exonucleolytic nonsense-mediated decay [Evidence IC] [PMID 10465791]; GO_process: GO:0034427 - nuclear-transcribed mRNA catabolic process, exonucleolytic, 3'-5' [Evidence IC] [PMID 10465791]; GO_process: GO:0070481 - nuclear-transcribed mRNA catabolic process, non-stop decay [Evidence IC] [PMID 10465791]; GO_process: GO:0071051 - polyadenylation-dependent snoRNA 3'-end processing [Evidence IC] [PMID 10465791]; GO_process: GO:0006364 - rRNA processing [Evidence IEA]), with the translated sequence MTESTVILPGDTLIDLGDATTLGPGLFQAPLSKPVPVKAGYLMRKEKGHTGSVYIESNSRRYVPSVKDHVIGVVVGRQTEGFRVLLQDASPSVRLGQFAFENANKKNRPNLPVGALVYGRITMADKDIEAEMECYDSNTGKAAGFGELKGGYVVQVSLAYARKLLFEGSPLLSAIGDIVPFEIAIGMNGKIWIDAPDNTTIFKIAQCIEKSETLSEHESVDLVSKLLSGKKTK